The following proteins are co-located in the Deinococcus planocerae genome:
- the rpsJ gene encoding 30S ribosomal protein S10 has protein sequence MVAPKIRIKLRGFDHKALDQSASKIVDTVRRTGADVSGPVPLPTRIRRFTVLRSPFKYKDAREHFEIRTHNRLVDIMNPTKKTIDSLMTLDLPTGVDIEIKTVGGRA, from the coding sequence ATGGTCGCCCCGAAGATCCGTATCAAACTGCGTGGTTTCGACCACAAGGCGCTGGACCAGTCCGCGAGCAAGATCGTGGATACGGTTCGGCGCACCGGGGCGGACGTGAGCGGTCCCGTGCCGCTCCCCACCCGCATCCGCCGCTTCACGGTGCTGCGCTCGCCCTTCAAGTACAAGGACGCGCGCGAGCACTTCGAGATTCGCACCCACAACCGTCTGGTGGACATCATGAATCCCACCAAGAAGACGATTGATTCGCTGATGACCCTCGACCTCCCCACGGGCGTGGACATCGAGATCAAGACTGTCGGGGGCCGGGCATGA
- the rplC gene encoding 50S ribosomal protein L3, whose protein sequence is MTKGILGTKIGMTQIWRGDRAVPVTVVLAGPCPVVQRKSKQTDGYEAVQIGFAPKQEKRVTRPLLGHFRKAGVSPVRFLREFRDFAPEGDTVNVDIFAAGEKIDATGTSKGKGFQGVMKRWNFQGGPASHGSKKWHRRPGSIGQRKTPGRVYKGKKMAGHMGMERVTVQNLEVVEVRADENLILVKGAVPGANGGLVVLRQAVKGGR, encoded by the coding sequence ATGACCAAGGGCATCCTCGGCACCAAGATCGGCATGACCCAGATCTGGCGCGGTGACCGGGCCGTGCCCGTGACGGTCGTGCTCGCCGGTCCCTGCCCCGTCGTGCAGCGCAAGAGCAAGCAGACGGACGGCTACGAGGCCGTGCAGATCGGCTTCGCGCCCAAGCAGGAAAAGCGCGTGACGAGGCCCCTGCTCGGACACTTCCGCAAGGCGGGCGTGTCTCCGGTGCGCTTCCTGCGCGAGTTCCGCGACTTCGCCCCCGAGGGTGACACCGTGAACGTGGACATCTTCGCCGCCGGCGAGAAGATCGACGCGACGGGCACGAGCAAGGGCAAGGGTTTCCAGGGCGTCATGAAGCGCTGGAACTTTCAGGGCGGTCCCGCGAGCCACGGCTCGAAGAAGTGGCACCGCCGCCCCGGGTCCATCGGCCAGCGCAAGACGCCGGGCCGCGTGTACAAGGGCAAGAAGATGGCCGGGCACATGGGCATGGAGCGCGTCACCGTGCAGAACCTCGAGGTCGTCGAGGTCCGCGCGGACGAGAACCTGATCCTCGTGAAGGGGGCCGTCCCCGGCGCGAACGGCGGGCTCGTCGTCTTGCGCCAGGCCGTCAAGGGAGGCAGGTAA
- the rplD gene encoding 50S ribosomal protein L4: protein MAQINVIGQNGGRLIELDLPEVNPHVLHEVVNWQLAGRRRGTASTKTRAEVSRTGKKMYSQKGTGNARHGDRSVPTFVGGGVAFGPKPRSYSYTLPRKVRQLGLAMALADRQRSGKLLAVDGFGLDGKTKGFVQWAKDNGMDGGERVLIVTDDAQTRLAARNVAWATVLPVAGLNVYDILRHERLVIDAVALEPAQDDVQADPASAQQEGAAQ, encoded by the coding sequence ATGGCGCAGATCAACGTCATCGGTCAGAACGGCGGTCGCCTCATCGAGCTCGACCTGCCGGAAGTCAACCCCCACGTGCTGCACGAGGTGGTGAACTGGCAGCTCGCGGGTCGCCGCCGCGGCACGGCCAGCACCAAGACGCGCGCCGAGGTCAGCCGCACCGGCAAGAAGATGTACAGCCAGAAGGGCACCGGCAACGCCCGTCACGGCGACCGCTCCGTTCCCACCTTCGTGGGCGGCGGTGTCGCGTTCGGCCCCAAGCCCCGGAGCTACAGCTACACCCTGCCCCGCAAGGTCCGGCAGCTCGGCCTGGCGATGGCCCTCGCCGACCGCCAGAGAAGCGGCAAGCTCCTCGCGGTGGACGGCTTCGGGCTCGACGGCAAGACCAAGGGCTTCGTGCAGTGGGCCAAGGACAACGGAATGGACGGCGGCGAGCGCGTCCTCATCGTCACCGACGACGCGCAGACCCGCCTGGCAGCGCGCAACGTCGCGTGGGCGACCGTGCTGCCGGTCGCGGGCCTGAACGTGTACGACATCCTGCGCCACGAGCGACTGGTGATCGACGCGGTGGCGCTGGAACCCGCCCAGGACGACGTGCAGGCCGACCCGGCCAGTGCCCAGCAGGAAGGGGCCGCGCAATGA
- a CDS encoding 50S ribosomal protein L23, with product MSFYDIIKQPVISEKAYAGMERGAYSFWVDPKATKTEIKAAVQQAFGVTVIGISTMNVAGKRKRVGKFTGHRADRKKAIVRLAEGQTIAALEALA from the coding sequence ATGAGTTTCTACGACATCATCAAGCAGCCCGTCATCAGCGAGAAGGCGTACGCGGGCATGGAGCGCGGGGCGTACTCGTTCTGGGTCGACCCCAAGGCGACGAAGACCGAGATCAAGGCCGCCGTGCAGCAGGCGTTCGGCGTGACCGTGATCGGCATCAGCACCATGAACGTCGCGGGCAAGCGCAAGCGTGTGGGCAAGTTCACCGGTCACCGCGCGGACCGCAAGAAGGCCATCGTGCGCCTCGCCGAAGGACAGACCATCGCGGCCCTCGAGGCCCTGGCCTAA
- the rplB gene encoding 50S ribosomal protein L2 has product MAVKKYRPYTPSRRQMTTADFSGLTKKRPEKALTTPLPKTGGRNNHGRVTSRFIGGGHKRLYRIIDFKRRDKAGVSAKVAAIEYDPNRSARIALLHYVDGEKRYILAPEGLTVGQSVNAGPEAEPKLGNALPLRFVPVGAVVHSVEMVPGKGAQIARSAGTSIQVQGKERDYVILRLPSGELRRIHSECYATIGTVGNAEHKNIVIGKAGRSRWLGQKPHVRGSAMNPVDHPHGGGEGRTGAGRQPVSPTGQLAKGLKTRKKRKISDRFIISRRAGK; this is encoded by the coding sequence ATGGCCGTCAAGAAATACCGCCCGTACACCCCGTCGCGCCGCCAGATGACGACGGCGGACTTCTCGGGCCTGACCAAGAAGCGCCCCGAAAAGGCGCTCACCACGCCCCTCCCCAAGACGGGCGGGCGCAACAACCACGGTCGCGTGACCAGCCGCTTCATCGGCGGCGGGCACAAGCGCCTCTACCGCATCATCGACTTCAAGCGCCGCGACAAGGCGGGCGTGAGCGCCAAGGTGGCCGCCATCGAGTACGACCCCAACCGCAGCGCCCGCATCGCCCTGCTGCACTACGTGGACGGCGAGAAACGCTACATCCTCGCGCCCGAGGGCCTGACGGTCGGTCAGAGCGTGAACGCGGGGCCCGAGGCGGAGCCTAAGCTCGGCAACGCCCTGCCGCTGCGCTTCGTGCCGGTCGGCGCGGTGGTGCATTCGGTCGAGATGGTGCCCGGCAAGGGCGCGCAGATCGCCCGCAGCGCCGGAACCTCGATCCAGGTGCAGGGCAAGGAGCGCGACTACGTGATCCTGCGCCTGCCCAGCGGCGAACTGCGGCGCATTCACAGCGAGTGCTACGCGACCATCGGAACCGTGGGCAACGCCGAGCACAAGAACATCGTGATCGGCAAGGCGGGGCGCAGCCGCTGGCTGGGGCAAAAGCCCCACGTGCGCGGCAGCGCGATGAACCCGGTTGATCACCCGCACGGCGGTGGTGAGGGACGCACCGGCGCGGGCCGCCAGCCCGTCAGCCCGACGGGTCAGCTCGCCAAGGGCCTGAAGACCCGCAAGAAGCGCAAGATCAGCGACCGCTTCATCATCTCCCGCCGTGCCGGAAAGTAA
- the rpsS gene encoding 30S ribosomal protein S19: MPRSLKKGPFVDDHLLKKVDAQNERRDKRVIKTWSRRSTIVPEMIGHTIAVHNGKQHVPVFVNEQMIGHKLGEFSPTRTYRGHGADKNAKGSKKK; encoded by the coding sequence ATGCCCCGCAGCCTGAAGAAAGGGCCGTTCGTGGATGACCACCTCCTGAAGAAGGTGGACGCCCAGAACGAGCGCCGCGACAAGCGCGTCATCAAGACGTGGAGCCGCCGCTCCACCATCGTGCCCGAGATGATCGGCCACACCATCGCGGTTCACAACGGCAAGCAGCACGTGCCCGTCTTCGTGAACGAGCAGATGATCGGCCACAAGCTCGGCGAATTTTCACCGACCCGCACCTACCGCGGGCACGGCGCCGACAAGAACGCCAAGGGGAGCAAGAAGAAATGA
- the rplV gene encoding 50S ribosomal protein L22, which translates to MTAPTEQTFRNKKERKQQVKLRRPGYAVARYVRMSPRKVRLVVDVIRGKSVAEAEDLLRFIPRAASEPVAKVLKSAKSNAVNNDEMLEDRLVIKAAYVDAGPTLKRLIPRARGSANIIKKRTSHITIIVGEREARSGRGNR; encoded by the coding sequence ATGACTGCCCCCACCGAACAGACCTTCCGCAACAAGAAGGAGCGCAAGCAGCAGGTCAAGCTGCGCCGGCCCGGCTACGCCGTGGCGCGGTACGTGCGCATGAGCCCGCGCAAGGTGCGCCTCGTCGTGGACGTGATTCGCGGCAAGAGTGTCGCCGAAGCCGAGGATCTGCTGCGTTTCATCCCGCGCGCGGCCTCCGAGCCCGTCGCCAAGGTTCTCAAGAGCGCCAAGAGTAACGCCGTGAACAACGACGAGATGCTCGAAGACCGCCTCGTGATCAAGGCGGCGTACGTGGACGCCGGGCCGACCCTCAAGCGCCTGATTCCCCGCGCCCGCGGCAGCGCCAACATCATCAAGAAGCGCACGAGCCACATCACGATTATCGTGGGTGAGCGCGAGGCCCGCAGCGGCAGGGGGAACAGATAA
- the rpsC gene encoding 30S ribosomal protein S3 encodes MGNKINPNGFRLGITRGWNSRWYAGKKGYAKLVKEDEKIRALVTRKLAAAGIARIEIERAGQQVNVIISAAKPGIVIGKGGESIKQLRGDIERVVSAGTVAVNVAEIPNPNISAPLVALRIAEQIERRFAFRRAMKQAAQRVMESGARGVRVILSGRLGGAEQARTEKVLEGRVPLHTLRADIDYGTARAETTYGSLGIKVMVFNGEVIGGKTETLARPPRRNDERRPEGDRPNRRRPTARRRPGGE; translated from the coding sequence ATGGGCAACAAGATCAACCCGAACGGCTTCCGCCTGGGCATCACCCGGGGCTGGAACAGCCGCTGGTACGCCGGGAAGAAGGGGTACGCCAAACTCGTCAAGGAAGACGAGAAGATTCGCGCCCTGGTGACCCGCAAGCTCGCCGCCGCCGGCATCGCCCGCATCGAGATCGAGCGCGCGGGCCAGCAGGTCAACGTGATCATCAGCGCGGCCAAGCCCGGCATCGTGATCGGCAAGGGCGGCGAGAGCATCAAGCAGCTTCGCGGTGACATCGAGCGGGTCGTCAGCGCGGGCACGGTGGCCGTCAACGTCGCCGAGATTCCCAACCCCAACATCAGCGCGCCCCTGGTGGCCCTGCGAATCGCCGAGCAGATTGAGCGCCGCTTCGCCTTCCGCCGCGCGATGAAGCAGGCTGCCCAGCGGGTGATGGAGTCCGGCGCCCGCGGCGTGCGCGTGATCCTCTCCGGTCGCCTCGGCGGCGCCGAGCAGGCCCGCACCGAGAAGGTGCTGGAAGGCCGCGTGCCGCTGCACACCCTGCGCGCCGACATCGACTACGGCACCGCCCGCGCCGAGACGACCTACGGCTCGCTGGGCATCAAGGTGATGGTGTTCAACGGCGAGGTGATCGGCGGCAAGACCGAGACGCTCGCCCGCCCGCCCCGCCGCAACGACGAGCGCCGCCCTGAGGGTGACCGTCCGAACCGCCGCCGCCCGACCGCGCGGCGCCGCCCCGGAGGTGAGTGA
- the rplP gene encoding 50S ribosomal protein L16, translating into MLLPKRTKFRKQFRGRMTGDAKGGDYVAFGDYGLIALEPAWIRSNQIEACRIVMSRHFRRGGKIYIRIFPDKPVTKKPAETRMGKGKGAVEFWVSVVKPGRVMFEVSGVTEEQAKEAFRLAGHKLPIQTKMVKREVYDEAQ; encoded by the coding sequence ATGCTTCTTCCGAAGCGCACCAAGTTTCGTAAGCAGTTTCGTGGCCGGATGACCGGCGACGCCAAGGGCGGCGATTACGTGGCCTTCGGGGACTACGGCCTCATCGCGCTGGAGCCCGCCTGGATCCGCAGCAACCAGATCGAGGCGTGCCGCATCGTGATGAGCCGCCACTTCCGGCGCGGCGGCAAGATCTACATCCGCATCTTCCCCGACAAGCCCGTGACCAAGAAGCCCGCCGAGACCCGAATGGGCAAAGGTAAGGGTGCTGTGGAGTTCTGGGTGAGCGTCGTGAAGCCGGGCCGCGTGATGTTCGAGGTCTCCGGCGTGACCGAGGAGCAGGCCAAGGAGGCCTTCCGCCTCGCCGGGCACAAGCTCCCGATCCAGACCAAGATGGTCAAGCGCGAGGTCTACGATGAAGCCCAGTGA
- the rpmC gene encoding 50S ribosomal protein L29 — protein sequence MKPSEMRGLGLADFDREIAARKKELMELRFQGAMGNLAQPHRVRQLRREVAQLNTIKGELTRGQQTGTVSVGEGR from the coding sequence ATGAAGCCCAGTGAAATGAGGGGCCTGGGGCTGGCCGACTTCGACCGCGAGATCGCCGCCCGCAAAAAGGAACTGATGGAGCTGCGCTTCCAGGGCGCGATGGGCAACCTCGCCCAGCCGCACCGCGTGCGGCAGCTCCGGCGCGAGGTCGCTCAGCTCAACACCATCAAGGGTGAGCTGACGCGCGGCCAGCAGACGGGAACCGTATCCGTAGGAGAGGGCCGATGA
- the rpsQ gene encoding 30S ribosomal protein S17: MKKTFTGVVVSDKADKTVSVKVERRFTHPLYGKVVTRSKKYAAHDETNEYKIGDRVEIIAVRPISKTKTWKVTRLVERPRGIETTAVETEGSQA; this comes from the coding sequence ATGAAAAAGACTTTCACGGGTGTCGTGGTGAGCGACAAGGCCGACAAAACGGTGAGCGTCAAGGTCGAGCGCCGCTTCACGCACCCCCTGTACGGCAAGGTCGTGACGCGCAGCAAGAAGTACGCCGCGCACGACGAGACCAACGAATACAAGATCGGTGACCGCGTGGAGATCATCGCCGTGCGCCCCATCAGCAAGACGAAGACCTGGAAGGTCACGAGGCTGGTCGAGCGCCCGCGCGGCATCGAGACTACGGCGGTCGAGACCGAAGGGAGCCAGGCATGA
- the rplN gene encoding 50S ribosomal protein L14: MIMPQSRLDVADNSGAREIMCIRVLNSGIGGKGLTTGGGGNKRYAHVGDIIVASVKDAAPRGGVKAGDVVKAVVVRTSHAIKRADGSTIRFDKNAAVIINNQGEPRGTRVFGPVARELRDRRFMKIVSLAPEVL; this comes from the coding sequence ATGATCATGCCCCAGTCCCGCCTCGACGTGGCGGACAACAGCGGCGCGCGCGAGATCATGTGCATCCGCGTGCTGAACAGCGGCATCGGCGGCAAGGGCCTGACCACCGGCGGCGGCGGCAACAAGCGCTACGCCCACGTGGGGGACATCATCGTCGCCTCGGTCAAGGACGCGGCCCCGCGCGGCGGTGTCAAGGCGGGCGACGTGGTGAAGGCCGTCGTCGTGCGGACGAGCCACGCGATCAAGCGCGCGGACGGCTCGACCATCCGCTTCGACAAGAACGCCGCCGTCATCATCAACAACCAGGGCGAACCGCGCGGCACCCGCGTCTTCGGGCCGGTCGCCCGCGAGCTGCGCGACCGCCGCTTCATGAAGATCGTGTCGCTCGCGCCGGAGGTGCTGTAA